The Enteractinococcus fodinae genome has a segment encoding these proteins:
- a CDS encoding FAD-dependent monooxygenase, with translation MQYHLNGYTFGDPTIAPAAPDHRQPGDDLPEQVDVLVVGTGPAGAVLTAQLAEFPEVSICTIDRRTEPLARGHADGVACRTVEMFEAFGLADTLLSEALWVNETAFWSVADSGKGITRTGVVQDVADGLSEFPHVIVNQARMQELLFDNAAKTPSRHSVDYGWKYLSQTLDETQEYPVEVTVESTAEATAGQTRTLRAKYVVGCDGAGSVVRKSIGRQLHGDAQNHAWGVLDILAVTDFPDIRKKAVISSEAGSMILIPREGGYLVRMYADMGAVPEDDAEFRKRITVDQVIDQANAILSPYIVDVRDVAWWSVYEVGQRIADGFDNLNDDERAANQPRIFIAGDACHTHSAKAGQGMNVSMQDTFNLGWKLGAVLRGQAHPSLLHTYEHERKVTAQQLIDYDTRWSSMVGSRDADEPVTPQEVQDQFVRGGKFTAGFGTHYQPEFSRLTGENTHQDLATGFEIGTRFHSAPVIRVADAKPLQLGHVHQADGRWRVYLFADESGVGTGSTVANWCERMSTEASSAINRFTANDADPDSVFDVYAVTQAHHLDVDVNDIHPLLQPTKGKFALKDYEKVFAAEQTNGQLLGTIPGLQATQDIYQLREIDRSKGAVVIVRPDQYIGHVLPLDEFEAFDQYFETYLLDANVTV, from the coding sequence ATGCAATATCACCTCAACGGCTATACCTTCGGCGACCCGACGATTGCCCCGGCCGCCCCAGACCACCGTCAACCAGGCGACGACCTTCCCGAGCAGGTCGACGTACTGGTCGTTGGGACCGGACCTGCCGGCGCCGTGCTCACCGCGCAACTCGCCGAATTCCCAGAGGTAAGCATCTGCACGATTGACCGACGCACCGAACCGTTGGCCCGCGGCCACGCCGACGGTGTTGCCTGCCGAACCGTCGAAATGTTCGAAGCTTTCGGCCTGGCCGATACCTTGCTCAGCGAAGCGCTGTGGGTCAATGAGACCGCCTTCTGGTCGGTCGCCGACTCGGGCAAGGGCATTACCCGCACCGGTGTCGTCCAAGACGTCGCCGACGGCTTGTCTGAATTCCCACACGTGATCGTCAACCAGGCTCGCATGCAGGAACTACTCTTCGACAATGCGGCCAAAACCCCATCGCGTCACAGCGTGGACTACGGGTGGAAATACCTTTCCCAGACCCTTGACGAAACCCAAGAGTACCCGGTCGAAGTCACCGTTGAATCCACCGCCGAAGCAACCGCCGGCCAGACCCGCACCCTGCGCGCCAAATACGTTGTCGGCTGCGACGGTGCCGGCTCGGTCGTGCGCAAATCTATCGGCCGCCAGCTCCACGGGGACGCCCAAAACCACGCCTGGGGTGTGCTCGACATCCTGGCCGTGACCGACTTCCCAGATATTCGCAAAAAAGCCGTCATCAGCTCCGAGGCCGGCTCGATGATTCTCATTCCGCGTGAAGGTGGTTACCTGGTGCGGATGTACGCCGATATGGGTGCCGTGCCAGAAGACGACGCCGAATTCCGCAAGCGCATCACCGTTGACCAGGTCATCGACCAGGCCAACGCCATCCTCAGCCCCTACATCGTCGATGTCCGTGACGTCGCGTGGTGGTCGGTGTACGAGGTCGGTCAGCGGATCGCCGATGGCTTCGACAACCTCAACGACGACGAGCGCGCCGCCAACCAGCCACGCATTTTCATCGCCGGCGACGCCTGCCACACCCACTCGGCCAAAGCCGGTCAGGGCATGAACGTGTCGATGCAAGACACCTTCAACCTGGGTTGGAAACTCGGTGCCGTGCTGCGAGGTCAGGCCCATCCGAGCCTGCTGCACACCTACGAGCACGAACGCAAAGTCACCGCCCAACAGCTCATTGACTACGACACCCGCTGGTCCAGCATGGTCGGTTCCCGTGACGCGGATGAACCCGTGACCCCACAAGAAGTGCAAGACCAGTTCGTGCGCGGTGGTAAATTCACCGCCGGCTTCGGTACCCATTACCAGCCCGAGTTCTCCCGTCTCACCGGCGAAAACACCCACCAGGACCTGGCCACCGGCTTCGAGATTGGCACCCGCTTCCACTCGGCTCCGGTCATTCGGGTCGCTGATGCCAAACCACTGCAGCTGGGCCATGTGCACCAGGCTGACGGTCGCTGGCGCGTCTACCTGTTCGCTGATGAATCAGGCGTGGGCACCGGGTCGACCGTGGCCAACTGGTGTGAACGCATGAGCACCGAGGCCAGCAGTGCCATCAACCGCTTCACCGCCAATGACGCCGATCCAGACTCGGTTTTCGACGTCTACGCGGTCACCCAGGCGCACCACCTCGACGTGGACGTCAACGACATCCACCCGTTGCTGCAGCCAACAAAAGGCAAGTTCGCGCTGAAGGACTACGAAAAGGTCTTCGCAGCCGAACAAACCAACGGCCAGTTGTTGGGTACCATCCCCGGTTTGCAGGCCACCCAGGACATCTACCAGCTCCGCGAGATCGACCGGTCCAAGGGCGCGGTTGTGATCGTTCGGCCCGACCAGTACATCGGCCACGTCCTGCCGCTGGATGAGTTCGAAGCTTTCGACCAGTACTTCGAAACCTACCTGCTGGACGCCAACGTCACCGTCTAA
- a CDS encoding TPM domain-containing protein — MTIRTFGMALLTSCLMIFGFLAPAHAADPVTIPPGTFVVDEADVLSPSEEDALEDQVRELQSEHGATLFVIYVPTFENPDEPEAWVQQVAEQKQLGSNDNILAIATDDRLYNFVAHSDGPFREYQSAIDREYILPALSNSDWYGAGAGAVEGLATAATGDVGAGPGAAQDGGAGGGLLWLLIPVGILVAVFIWYQSSQRRKQRRRPVEQPAPEDPRDAMPIPELRTQAGSALIQADDAIKVAEQEIGFAQASYGDRAVEVFQRDLQEAKDHMQQSFQLQHQLDDHIPDTEEDQRAWLKEILDRSAQVVTALQEHEQDFATLRDLEKNAPEALERVKGVFAPLPGQLDQAIGTVEDLSASYDAAALEEGVDNLEQAKGLLDFGQERIREAEQQLQDGQLSRAAWSIHETENATQELQELFASIRQLPAHLDQAQRQLGIELGQAENMLAEAKNFAAQHRTDSSFSAQIAALEQTADRIGAQVPSRHPVRDLDQLEDTLDPVVEALQPLRDHQQQVEVARRDFEPTMDRARSSIDAADDYIRRRRGAVRHDARTKLSAAQMHFNTALQLRNQDPVQALSEAQKAVQLGRRAQQLAEENYTDFNQHYGGPRGGGGSNMSAVLGGILLGQILGGGGSSGGGGMFGGGSSGGGGGFFGGSGGGFGGGIGGGFGGGSGGSF, encoded by the coding sequence ATGACGATAAGAACATTCGGGATGGCGTTGTTGACGTCGTGCCTGATGATTTTCGGCTTTCTTGCGCCAGCGCACGCTGCCGATCCGGTAACCATACCGCCGGGAACCTTTGTGGTGGATGAGGCCGACGTCCTGTCACCCAGTGAAGAAGATGCCCTCGAAGACCAGGTCCGCGAGCTTCAAAGCGAGCACGGGGCAACGCTTTTTGTCATCTATGTACCCACGTTTGAAAACCCTGATGAACCCGAAGCGTGGGTGCAGCAAGTCGCCGAGCAGAAACAGTTAGGCAGCAACGACAACATCCTGGCTATCGCGACCGATGACCGACTCTATAACTTCGTCGCCCACTCCGACGGACCCTTCCGCGAGTACCAATCGGCCATTGACCGCGAATACATCCTGCCAGCGCTGTCCAACAGTGATTGGTACGGGGCCGGTGCGGGCGCGGTTGAAGGACTGGCAACAGCTGCGACTGGCGACGTCGGCGCCGGCCCGGGCGCTGCACAAGATGGCGGCGCCGGTGGTGGTCTGCTGTGGCTGCTTATCCCGGTCGGCATTCTGGTAGCCGTTTTCATTTGGTATCAGAGCTCCCAACGTCGAAAGCAACGTCGACGGCCGGTGGAGCAGCCTGCGCCTGAAGATCCTCGGGATGCCATGCCAATCCCTGAATTACGCACACAAGCTGGTTCGGCCTTGATTCAAGCCGACGATGCCATCAAGGTCGCGGAACAAGAGATCGGCTTCGCTCAGGCCTCCTACGGGGATCGTGCGGTTGAGGTGTTTCAACGGGATCTGCAAGAGGCCAAAGACCACATGCAGCAGTCCTTCCAATTGCAGCATCAATTGGATGATCACATTCCCGATACGGAAGAAGATCAACGCGCCTGGCTCAAAGAAATTCTCGACCGCAGCGCACAGGTCGTGACGGCGTTGCAGGAACACGAGCAGGACTTTGCCACGTTGCGAGACTTGGAGAAGAACGCTCCCGAGGCACTCGAGCGCGTGAAGGGCGTGTTTGCACCGCTTCCAGGACAGTTGGACCAGGCTATTGGCACCGTCGAAGACTTATCGGCCAGTTACGATGCGGCAGCGCTAGAAGAAGGCGTGGATAACCTCGAACAAGCCAAAGGGTTGTTAGATTTCGGCCAAGAACGCATCCGCGAAGCCGAACAACAACTGCAAGACGGCCAGCTCTCGCGGGCCGCGTGGAGCATTCACGAAACCGAAAATGCCACCCAAGAGCTCCAAGAGTTATTTGCTTCGATCAGACAACTGCCTGCCCACTTAGATCAGGCTCAACGACAGCTTGGCATTGAGTTGGGACAGGCCGAAAATATGCTGGCCGAAGCGAAAAATTTTGCTGCACAGCATCGCACGGACTCGTCATTCTCCGCCCAGATCGCAGCCCTAGAACAGACCGCAGACCGCATTGGGGCCCAAGTGCCCAGTCGGCATCCTGTCCGAGATCTCGATCAGCTAGAAGACACTCTCGACCCAGTCGTAGAAGCGTTGCAACCGCTGCGCGATCACCAACAGCAAGTCGAAGTGGCGCGACGTGATTTTGAACCCACGATGGACCGGGCGCGCTCGAGCATTGACGCGGCCGACGATTATATCCGCCGCCGTCGCGGGGCTGTTCGCCACGATGCTCGTACGAAGCTGTCAGCCGCTCAGATGCACTTCAACACGGCACTGCAACTGCGCAATCAAGATCCCGTCCAGGCCCTGAGCGAAGCCCAAAAAGCCGTCCAGTTGGGCCGACGCGCGCAACAGCTGGCCGAAGAAAATTACACCGACTTCAACCAACACTACGGTGGTCCGCGCGGTGGCGGCGGCTCGAACATGAGCGCGGTGCTCGGTGGCATCCTGCTCGGGCAGATCCTTGGCGGCGGTGGATCCTCGGGAGGCGGCGGCATGTTTGGTGGCGGCTCCAGCGGCGGAGGTGGCGGATTCTTCGGTGGCTCCGGCGGTGGATTCGGAGGCGGCATTGGCGGCGGCTTCGGTGGAGGCAGCGGGGGCAGTTTCTAA
- a CDS encoding PIN domain-containing protein: protein MIALDTNVISEMFRPRPDPQVMSWLELLTDDVAITTITLAELLAGVQRLPEGKRKAQLENAIDTGIAPYRHTESLLTFDARNTKDFTATGIEASIHGPRKIPESRGRPDRPRIVLVTR, encoded by the coding sequence ATGATTGCCCTTGATACGAATGTAATTTCGGAGATGTTCCGTCCGCGTCCTGACCCGCAAGTCATGTCATGGCTTGAATTGCTCACTGATGATGTTGCTATCACGACCATCACGCTGGCTGAGTTATTGGCCGGAGTCCAGCGTTTACCGGAAGGGAAACGAAAGGCGCAGTTAGAAAATGCAATCGATACGGGGATTGCGCCGTATCGACATACCGAGTCCCTACTCACCTTCGACGCTCGGAACACGAAAGATTTCACCGCGACGGGCATCGAAGCGTCAATCCATGGGCCGCGGAAAATACCGGAATCTAGAGGCCGGCCTGATCGACCCCGTATCGTGCTTGTGACTCGGTGA
- a CDS encoding Ltp family lipoprotein, with the protein MAALVTGIVALVFGFIPVLSVLIGAAAIVLGIVALRKNQSRGMSWAGIITGALGALASILVTIAGFILLDEIIPDEAPTPRATIAPPSPETTPSPTATETATPSPSPTPTPTETPTEPEPSPEPTTEEPTPEPTEDEEAGTASQQNALDSARSYLRYTAFSKSGLIDQLEFEGYSTADATWAVENVDVDWGEQAIESAETYIDYMAFSRSGLIDQLEFEGFSNDHAVAAVDSITVDWNEQAAASAETYLEYSSFSRSGLIDQLIFEGFTESQARYGVDQAGL; encoded by the coding sequence GTGGCCGCTTTGGTCACCGGGATCGTCGCTCTCGTGTTCGGTTTCATACCGGTCTTGAGCGTACTCATTGGGGCCGCAGCCATCGTGTTAGGCATAGTTGCGCTGCGCAAAAACCAGTCCCGCGGGATGAGTTGGGCCGGCATTATCACCGGCGCACTGGGTGCGTTGGCTTCGATTCTGGTCACCATCGCCGGGTTCATCCTTCTTGACGAGATTATTCCGGACGAGGCCCCCACCCCGCGCGCCACGATCGCACCTCCTTCGCCCGAGACCACACCTTCACCCACGGCCACTGAAACGGCGACACCGAGCCCGAGCCCGACACCAACACCGACAGAGACGCCCACCGAACCAGAACCGAGCCCGGAACCCACGACTGAGGAACCAACCCCTGAGCCAACCGAGGACGAAGAAGCCGGGACGGCCAGCCAGCAAAACGCGCTGGACTCGGCGCGAAGCTACCTTCGCTACACCGCGTTCTCCAAGTCGGGTCTGATCGACCAGTTAGAGTTCGAAGGCTACTCGACTGCCGATGCCACCTGGGCGGTCGAGAACGTCGACGTGGACTGGGGCGAACAGGCCATAGAGTCGGCGGAAACCTATATAGACTACATGGCGTTTTCACGCTCTGGACTGATCGACCAGCTTGAGTTTGAGGGCTTTTCGAATGACCATGCGGTCGCTGCCGTCGATAGCATCACGGTGGACTGGAACGAGCAAGCCGCCGCCTCGGCAGAGACGTATCTCGAGTACTCGAGCTTTTCGCGCAGCGGACTCATCGACCAGCTGATCTTCGAAGGGTTCACCGAGTCACAAGCACGATACGGGGTCGATCAGGCCGGCCTCTAG
- a CDS encoding PspA/IM30 family protein: protein MEKQSILGRITQMAKANIHAMLDSAEDPQKMLDQMIRDYTANISEAESAIAQTIGNLRLAEDDYREDLEEANTWGQKALAASNKAEELRGQDDAAGAEKFDKLARIAIERQMDAESSAKTAAPAIESQNEVVNKLKEGLEAMKQKRQELVSRRDQLVARAKAVQAQGQVQDAVKSINLLDPTSEVARFEEKIRREEARVRGQEELAASTLDSQFEELEDLGQQTEIEARLAALKSGQQPKELGS, encoded by the coding sequence ATGGAAAAACAATCGATCCTAGGCCGCATCACCCAAATGGCAAAAGCTAACATTCACGCCATGTTGGACTCAGCAGAAGACCCCCAGAAAATGTTGGATCAGATGATCCGCGACTACACGGCCAACATTTCTGAAGCCGAATCCGCGATCGCGCAAACCATCGGCAACCTGCGTCTGGCCGAAGATGATTATCGCGAGGACCTCGAAGAGGCCAACACATGGGGACAAAAGGCTCTGGCAGCTTCGAATAAAGCCGAAGAACTGCGCGGCCAAGATGACGCTGCAGGTGCCGAAAAGTTCGACAAACTTGCCCGTATTGCGATTGAACGGCAAATGGATGCTGAATCTTCGGCGAAGACCGCCGCTCCAGCTATCGAGTCCCAGAACGAGGTCGTGAACAAACTCAAAGAGGGTTTGGAAGCGATGAAACAGAAGCGTCAGGAGCTCGTGTCGCGTCGCGATCAGCTCGTGGCTCGTGCCAAAGCCGTCCAGGCACAGGGACAGGTCCAAGATGCGGTGAAATCCATCAACCTATTGGATCCCACATCTGAGGTTGCACGTTTCGAAGAAAAAATCCGTCGCGAAGAAGCGCGCGTGCGTGGTCAAGAAGAACTGGCCGCTTCCACGTTAGATTCCCAGTTCGAAGAGCTAGAGGACCTTGGTCAGCAAACTGAAATTGAGGCCCGTCTGGCCGCGCTGAAATCTGGTCAGCAGCCCAAAGAACTGGGTAGTTAA
- a CDS encoding CaiB/BaiF CoA transferase family protein — MTTSLGSSSSGVLDGIVVADFSRVLAGPYATMLLADMGATVIKVESPGGDDTRAWQPPVRDDQATYFLSVNRNKHAIALDLKDEDDLATAHQLLAKADVFIENWKPGGLAKFGMDPDSVAERYPQLVHASITGFGTAGGAHLPGYDLLAQAASGLMDITGEPESHGQKAGVAIFDVVTGLHATVGILGALQERQRSGKGQHVAVNLMSSALSGLVNQTSAFVAGGVVPTRMGNDHPSLAPYGPFAAADQPLIIAVGNDNQFRRLATALGVPELADDERFATNPGRNAHRELLRAELETHLQAKSASAWVEELRAAHIPCSEVFTIAQGVEFADEIGLEPVQPAGEEAIPTVKHPIDYSRSGVSYAKAPPKLNADAEAIRAWLHDTAAHTGRR, encoded by the coding sequence ATGACTACTTCTCTTGGTTCTTCTTCCAGCGGCGTCTTAGATGGCATTGTGGTCGCCGATTTCTCGCGCGTCTTAGCGGGCCCCTATGCGACCATGCTGCTCGCTGACATGGGTGCCACCGTCATTAAGGTGGAATCTCCCGGGGGAGATGACACCCGCGCCTGGCAGCCGCCGGTGCGCGACGATCAGGCCACCTATTTTCTTTCGGTGAATCGCAATAAACACGCCATCGCGTTAGATCTCAAAGATGAGGACGATCTCGCCACGGCGCATCAACTTTTAGCCAAGGCCGATGTCTTCATAGAGAACTGGAAGCCCGGCGGTTTGGCGAAGTTTGGGATGGACCCTGACTCGGTTGCCGAACGGTACCCACAACTGGTGCACGCTTCGATCACCGGCTTCGGCACGGCCGGTGGCGCGCACCTGCCCGGTTACGACCTGCTAGCGCAAGCGGCCTCGGGACTGATGGACATCACCGGAGAACCCGAATCGCACGGTCAAAAAGCCGGGGTCGCGATCTTCGATGTCGTGACCGGGTTGCATGCCACGGTCGGTATCCTGGGCGCGCTGCAGGAGCGCCAGCGCAGCGGGAAAGGCCAGCACGTGGCCGTGAATCTCATGTCTTCGGCACTGTCCGGGTTGGTCAACCAGACCTCGGCATTTGTTGCCGGGGGAGTGGTACCGACCCGGATGGGCAATGACCACCCGTCGCTGGCGCCCTATGGCCCGTTTGCTGCAGCCGACCAGCCGCTGATTATTGCCGTCGGCAATGACAACCAGTTCCGTCGACTCGCCACCGCCCTGGGCGTGCCCGAACTGGCCGACGACGAGCGCTTTGCGACCAACCCTGGTCGCAACGCCCACCGTGAGCTGCTGCGGGCCGAACTCGAGACCCACCTCCAGGCGAAATCCGCCTCGGCGTGGGTCGAAGAGCTGCGAGCAGCACACATCCCGTGTTCCGAAGTGTTCACGATCGCCCAAGGCGTCGAGTTTGCCGACGAGATCGGGTTGGAACCGGTCCAGCCTGCCGGGGAAGAAGCAATTCCGACCGTCAAGCACCCCATCGACTACTCGCGCAGTGGGGTCAGTTATGCCAAAGCACCACCGAAACTCAACGCCGACGCCGAGGCAATTCGCGCATGGTTGCACGACACTGCGGCACACACCGGCAGGAGATGA
- a CDS encoding LysR family transcriptional regulator: MEVSDARAFLALAEELHFGRAARRLQMGQPPLSRLIQRLERSLGTELFKRTSRQVELTVAGRSLIEPARELVAASERAVEAVKSTITGQIGTVSLGFAGASSNAEVAALTRELAIRAPRLRFEVQSSQFADDSLKKVLDQSLDFAIGLWEYVPSELDALHLSDDDVLIALHKNHPLAKHERIKIAQLAQDPWINLPGGYNSALQNRFRHLSLNAGFVPRRNQTVPDSWTVMLLVGLGMGASLTLSSVASSVPADDVAFLRIDDESNTPLPLRLVWRRDAFNPVLQTVIETARDLFG, from the coding sequence ATGGAAGTATCCGATGCCAGGGCGTTTCTGGCGCTGGCCGAAGAACTCCACTTCGGCCGGGCCGCGCGACGCTTGCAAATGGGTCAGCCGCCGCTGTCGCGGCTGATTCAGCGCCTCGAGCGGTCCCTGGGCACGGAATTATTCAAACGAACCTCGCGTCAAGTGGAGTTAACCGTGGCCGGGCGAAGCCTGATCGAGCCGGCCCGTGAGTTAGTAGCCGCCTCAGAGCGCGCCGTGGAAGCCGTGAAATCGACGATTACCGGTCAGATCGGCACGGTTTCCTTGGGCTTTGCGGGTGCAAGCTCGAATGCTGAAGTGGCTGCTTTAACTCGCGAGCTGGCGATCCGGGCGCCCCGGCTGCGGTTCGAGGTGCAATCCTCCCAGTTTGCCGATGATTCGCTGAAGAAAGTACTCGACCAGTCGCTGGACTTCGCCATCGGCCTGTGGGAATACGTACCCTCAGAGCTGGATGCGCTGCATCTCAGCGATGACGATGTCCTCATCGCGCTACACAAGAACCACCCGCTGGCCAAGCACGAGCGCATCAAGATAGCTCAGCTCGCGCAGGATCCCTGGATTAATCTGCCCGGCGGGTACAACTCTGCCCTCCAAAACCGGTTTCGCCACCTGTCCCTCAACGCGGGATTCGTGCCCCGCAGGAATCAGACGGTCCCCGACTCGTGGACCGTGATGTTGTTAGTAGGACTTGGGATGGGCGCTTCCCTCACCCTCTCCTCAGTGGCCTCCTCGGTGCCCGCCGATGACGTGGCCTTCCTGCGGATCGACGATGAGTCGAACACTCCCTTACCCTTGCGTCTGGTGTGGCGCCGAGATGCCTTCAATCCGGTGCTGCAAACCGTCATAGAGACGGCCAGAGATCTCTTCGGGTAA
- a CDS encoding IclR family transcriptional regulator: MRKSPDRIEAIHRALQVLKLMASQGSVSVSEAADYLAVNPSTASRILTTIESDGFAVRGAKRRYYPGANALHFGQPPVMPKLYERLRPHLERLSSLTHETVHTATLVGTTVHHSDAIAATDRALVLTSRVGKRLPAHLAASGKVMLADLDPAVVSARYAPTDSGAMPQAIAFNMSNLHTELDHIRQRGYAVNVEATEQGLVALAVSLGHLGGEHVSFSVALPLARYSGTTHQHIADALVTVQHEVQTAFADEGRPPLPDML; this comes from the coding sequence GTGCGCAAATCACCGGACCGTATTGAAGCAATTCACCGTGCCCTGCAAGTCCTGAAACTCATGGCTTCCCAGGGTTCCGTGAGTGTGTCCGAAGCCGCTGACTATTTGGCCGTGAATCCCTCGACCGCTTCCCGAATTCTGACCACGATCGAATCCGACGGGTTTGCGGTGCGCGGGGCCAAGCGACGCTACTACCCCGGCGCCAACGCCTTACACTTCGGCCAGCCGCCGGTCATGCCGAAACTCTATGAGCGGCTGCGTCCGCACCTGGAACGCTTATCCAGTCTGACGCACGAGACCGTGCACACCGCTACATTGGTGGGCACCACGGTCCATCACAGTGATGCCATTGCGGCCACCGATCGCGCGTTGGTGTTGACCAGCCGCGTGGGGAAACGCTTGCCGGCGCACTTAGCTGCCTCGGGCAAAGTCATGCTGGCCGACCTGGACCCTGCGGTGGTGAGCGCCCGCTACGCACCAACCGATAGCGGCGCTATGCCGCAAGCCATCGCTTTCAACATGTCGAATCTGCACACCGAGTTAGACCACATCCGGCAGCGCGGATATGCGGTCAATGTCGAAGCCACCGAACAAGGGCTGGTCGCGCTGGCCGTCTCACTGGGTCACCTCGGTGGCGAACACGTGAGCTTTAGTGTCGCGTTGCCGTTAGCGAGGTACTCGGGCACCACGCATCAACACATCGCCGATGCGCTGGTGACCGTTCAGCACGAGGTGCAAACGGCGTTTGCCGACGAAGGTCGACCACCGCTGCCAGACATGCTCTAG
- a CDS encoding FitA-like ribbon-helix-helix domain-containing protein, whose product MASIIVCGLDESVKRRLAAQAKEHGRSMEAEVRDILTRAATRPHIGLAQAAREVGGVDELQLPERTDPARSVDFG is encoded by the coding sequence ATGGCATCGATTATTGTTTGTGGGCTTGATGAGTCTGTAAAGCGTCGACTAGCGGCACAGGCTAAAGAACACGGCAGGTCGATGGAAGCGGAAGTGCGGGACATCCTGACCCGCGCCGCAACACGCCCGCATATAGGTCTGGCGCAGGCCGCCCGTGAAGTTGGCGGTGTGGATGAACTGCAGCTTCCCGAACGAACCGATCCAGCTCGAAGTGTAGATTTCGGATGA
- the poxB gene encoding ubiquinone-dependent pyruvate dehydrogenase: MANVAEHFISTFEANGIERIWGIAGDSLNGFTDALQGSSIEWMNVRHEEAGAFAASAEAAMTGELAVTAGTAGPGNLHLINGLYDAQRSRVPVLALASHIPAEEIGTGYFQETHPQELFRECSVYVEHVSDIGQLPRVLTIAMRSAIEKRGVAVLVLSASMFLTEMPETEPEIIRHTRSRILPSEEELHRAAELLNGCKQVTILAGAGVEGAHDELLTIAERLQAPIVHAMRGKEHIEYDNPYDVGMTGLLGFASGYRAMSEAEALLMIGTDLPYRQFYPEVPVIQIDNRGEQIGKRVPVEVPLVGTAKDTMRELTALLEPAKSSKHLSKMRDHYDKTREKLDDLAKPSRGSRPIHPQYLTRVVDELATDDAVFIPDVGSPVIYASRYVHTTRDRRILGSFAHGSMANALTMSLGAQASFPDRQVIALAGDGGLGMMLGELLTVREHDLPIKIVVYNNSSLNFIELEMKADGFVPFATDLDNPDYAKVAESMGIWGKHVERSKDLPDAVEAFLAHDGPAVLDVVTERQELSIPPTITAQQVKGFSLYALRTVLSGQGSQLVDLARANLRHIL; the protein is encoded by the coding sequence ATGGCAAACGTAGCAGAGCATTTCATCTCAACCTTTGAAGCCAACGGTATCGAACGCATTTGGGGCATCGCCGGAGACTCCCTGAACGGTTTTACCGATGCGCTTCAAGGCTCCAGCATCGAGTGGATGAACGTCCGGCATGAAGAAGCTGGCGCGTTCGCAGCCTCGGCCGAAGCGGCCATGACCGGTGAGCTGGCCGTGACCGCTGGGACAGCCGGGCCGGGCAATCTCCACCTGATTAATGGCCTCTATGATGCGCAGCGCTCCCGCGTTCCAGTGCTGGCGCTAGCTTCGCATATCCCGGCCGAAGAAATCGGCACCGGGTACTTCCAAGAAACGCACCCGCAGGAGCTCTTTCGGGAATGCAGCGTCTATGTTGAACACGTCAGCGACATCGGTCAGTTACCCCGGGTGCTGACGATCGCGATGCGCTCGGCCATTGAGAAGCGCGGGGTCGCCGTCCTGGTGCTCAGTGCCTCGATGTTTCTGACCGAGATGCCCGAGACCGAACCTGAGATCATCCGGCACACCAGGTCCCGTATCCTGCCCTCCGAGGAAGAACTCCACCGCGCCGCAGAACTGCTCAACGGGTGTAAGCAAGTCACGATCCTTGCCGGTGCAGGTGTCGAGGGCGCACACGACGAGTTGCTGACCATTGCCGAACGACTCCAGGCGCCTATCGTGCACGCAATGCGCGGCAAAGAACACATCGAATACGACAACCCCTACGACGTGGGTATGACCGGGCTGTTGGGATTCGCTTCGGGATATCGGGCCATGAGTGAGGCCGAAGCCCTGCTGATGATCGGCACCGACCTGCCCTACCGGCAGTTCTATCCAGAGGTGCCGGTCATCCAAATCGACAACCGGGGCGAACAGATCGGCAAACGAGTGCCCGTTGAGGTGCCGTTGGTCGGGACCGCTAAGGACACCATGCGCGAGCTCACGGCGCTGCTGGAACCGGCCAAGTCCTCGAAACACCTGTCGAAGATGCGTGACCACTACGATAAGACCCGAGAAAAACTCGATGATCTGGCGAAACCGTCGCGTGGCTCTCGACCAATTCATCCGCAGTACCTCACCCGGGTCGTCGACGAGCTCGCCACCGATGATGCGGTCTTTATCCCAGATGTCGGTTCCCCGGTCATTTACGCGTCACGATACGTGCACACAACCCGCGATCGACGCATTCTGGGTTCCTTTGCGCACGGTTCGATGGCTAATGCGTTGACGATGAGTCTCGGGGCACAGGCCAGCTTCCCCGACCGCCAGGTGATTGCTCTGGCCGGTGACGGTGGGCTGGGGATGATGCTCGGCGAGCTGCTGACCGTGCGCGAGCACGACCTGCCCATCAAGATCGTGGTCTACAATAACTCCTCGCTGAACTTCATCGAACTCGAAATGAAAGCCGATGGCTTCGTCCCGTTTGCGACCGACCTTGATAACCCGGATTATGCCAAAGTGGCCGAATCCATGGGCATCTGGGGCAAGCACGTCGAGCGGAGTAAAGACCTCCCGGATGCCGTGGAGGCCTTTCTCGCCCACGATGGTCCGGCCGTGCTCGATGTCGTCACCGAACGCCAAGAACTCTCAATTCCGCCGACCATTACGGCACAACAGGTCAAGGGCTTCTCGCTGTATGCGCTGCGTACAGTGCTCAGCGGTCAGGGCTCGCAGCTGGTCGATCTGGCACGCGCCAACCTGCGCCACATCCTCTAA